Part of the Equus asinus isolate D_3611 breed Donkey chromosome 28, EquAss-T2T_v2, whole genome shotgun sequence genome is shown below.
ATCTGGGATCATCCAGATGCTCCAAACCCTGGCTAGGCAACTGGCCGACCGCCCTTTCTCTGGTACCCAGCCTAGGCCAGGCCGCCATCGGGATTTGCCAGGCCCAGCAAGTCCTCTGCCAGGCTGGTGAGCTCGTTCTCCTCGAGCGCCTCCACCAAGCGCTGCAGCGTGGCGCGGCGGCCCTCGGCCTGCACGAAGCGCCTCAGCAGCTGGAAGGCCTGCTCGTACAGACCCTCGCGCTCGTACTCATAGGCCAGGGAGTCGAGCACCGGGTCCCGCAGCGCGCGGCAGCTTCGCTGCAGGGAGCGCCCCACCTTGCGCCATTTGAGGCCCACTGAGCGCGCGAACGTCTGCTGGTCCTGCAGGCTCAGCGGCCGGTTCACTGCGGGGGGAGTGGGAAACGGAGTGAGCTCGGGGGGCCCGGGGGGGCGCCCAGAGCCGGTGCCCTTCCATTCCCGCCCCGCGACTACCCGGCCCAGACCTCGCTCCTCCCCAAACTTCATCTTCCCTGTgaccctgcccctgcctctccGCAAGCGCCTCACCTACAGGCTgaccctggaacagaaaagtctggccagatggcggcggcggcggcggcttcTCCTGCGACGGAGAGGGTGCCAGGGGCCGCGAGGGGGCTGGAGCGACCTCCACGTTGCCACCCTGGACCCCTGAGCCACACGTCAGATTCCGGAGCACATTCTCCAACTCAACGAGTTCctcgtcccggagccggtcgggCTAGGGAGGGGAGTGCGGCGTCGGTGGGGGTCTCAGCCACGCATTCCCGCCCCACCCTACCCTGGCCCCAGCCCGGCCGCACCTTCTGGGCGAAGATGCAATTCAAACAGCGCTCCTCATCGGTCAGCAAGGTGTCCAGCCGCTCTGCGCCAGCGCGCAGCTCCAGTTCCAACGACAAGGACTGCAGGGTGAGCGCCGCCGCCAGGCACCCCTGCAGCGCGGCGCGCAGCGCCCCCTCGCGGTAGGCGCGGAGGAAGCGGCCGCAGGCTTGGCGCCCGCAGAAACGCAGTTGCACTATCAGCTGCGGATCGCTACGGTGGATCTTGAGCATCTGCAGCACGTCCGGGCTCCCGCTGCTCTCTGCGGAGGCGGGCAGTCAGGCGCCAGGCGGTCCCCATGCGGGGCCGTTCTCCAAGCGCCCGGAGGAGGCGGTGAAGTCAgacccctctccccatccccagaccTCGGAGCGCGGGATTACCCCAGGGCTCCCCGCTGGGAAACAAAATTGGGATGCAAACAGCAACAACTCAGAATGAAAGCCAGGACCTATCACAGGAAGCACCCTAAGAAGGAGTGGGTCCCACCCTAGCCCCATCTCTGAAGCCCCAAATTAGTGTGGGCAAAAGGGACGCGGGGAAAGACTGCCCCACAGAGAGGGGAGGTGCCCTGGGCAGCCAAGCCGCCTGCGTAGGCAGCCggcagagcaggggaggggcgAGAGGTCTTAGGTCTTCAGCCTCCACCAAGTGCGGCTCCCGCTGACCCGGAAGGAGAGGGGCTCTCGCCGCTCTGGGGTCGGGCCCGGGGCGGATTCCCCGACCGGCTTCAGCCTCTTGTGGCCTCTGCCCTGAGATGGGAAAGGGGGACCCGAAAGGTAGGTACCGGGGAGGGGTCTTGAGCAAGGGGTGCTGcagtgagagaggaaaagagagagatgcgAGATTAATAGAAAGCAGTGAGCCAGctggtcaggggagtgggggacaCTGAGCAGGGAGACGTTAGTGCACAAGTAGGTACATCGGACACAGATACGGGGACACGTGTAAACAGAGAAGACAGAGCCTACACAAGAAACCAGGCCGCCTCCTCCCCTCGCCATCAAATCTTTTCCCGAGGGCTCTGGCCCACGGAGTTGAAGAGGTGGGGTCTCAGCCCCTGACCCCGCCCACAAAAGGCCCCGGGCCACCCCTTCCTCTCCCAGTGCCCGCCCACCCACGCACCTGCCAACGCAGTCCGCAGAGCCCTGTACACCGCCACCTTCTGCTGGGGGTGAGCGTAGGCATCCGACAGGACCACCTTATCCAGCGAGGACTCCACAAACAGGTATGCGCTGCCCACCCACTCCTCGAGCCCATTTGGCCCAGTCGCCATCTTGCCTCCTGGAGACTCACATAGGCATCCAGATCACTCCCAACCCAGCCCTGGAGACAACAGTCCAGTCCCACATGGCCCAGCTGTCCTCTCCTCAGCTGACACTCAGCTGTCCCCACCCAGCTGGCACACTTGTGAGGGGAAGTTCATCATCCCACAGGCAGCCCCTTGTGCTTCTGGCTGTgcacagcccagctcagcccagatTCGCAGTGAGGAATGTCCCCCCACTGCCTTCTCAGTGAAAGAGCCCAGGGTCACAGTGGTGGGAGAGGAGAAGTGCTGTCCTGCAGTGGAGACAGAGACGTTCTCTGCCCTCTCCTCAAGCTAGGGTGACAAGAGACATCTTCATCCTGGATGGTGCCCATGCCCCACAGCTAACCGGACGCATGTCCTGGTATGCCCTCAGCTTGAACTTGAGCCCCCAGGATCCCTGTGGGACCACAGCCCACCCTTAAGTGTTTCTCTCCTGCATTCCTGCCTCCTGGCTTCACTTCAAAAGACACCTGTAGTTTACACCTTCCCAGGTTCCCTTTCCCAATCCTGACTGACCTTTGGGGCCTCCCCTGTTCCCTCTTCTCAATCCATGTGCCTGTTGCGGGGGCtaaccccactccccacctccaggTGTGGGCATGTGAAACAGGCCTGGCTAATCTGCCTATCCCATTTACTTTTCTGAAAGGAACAGTTCAGAGGAGAGGTTGGGCATAGGATTCAAGTTGAACCAATCTTAATCAACCTGAAACTTTGGGCTGGACCAATAGGAAAGAGGCACTGGGGCTCTTTCCTTCCCTCGGGGCTGAGCTGAAAGGAAAGGTAGGTCTCCTTTGCCACTGCTTGGGGAGAGCATGGCTGAGACCGAAATGGACACAGAAGGATACAGAGCCAGGAGAGGAAGAAGTGTACTTCTAACCACACTGTGTCCTGGCTCCAGCCGCACCTTGGGCTTTTCAGTTATGTGAGCGaatcattcctattttattctaaaTTCCTTGGAGCTGGGCTCTTATGCAACTCAAATTGTTCTATTACAAATTCCTCCCCTGTCCAGACAGGTGCCGTCCAGACTAGCACCTCTTGGTGCTAGTATCTCCTCCACCTGTCTTCTGATAAAGCCCTAGGCCTAGACCAGGGGGCAAAACTCCCAGCCAGGGAACCACTGCACTGACCCTCAGCTCAACTGGCCTCCCAGTTACTGCGCCATTAGGCAGCAGGTGGCGAACTGCCCTGCCGCTTCCTCCCCACTTCACCTGAGGCAATATCCCACCCTTTTCCTAGAAACATGGGCATaagaccccacctcctgccccatcagtcatatttctttattctctgGTCTTTGGCATTTCCATATAGTGTGCTAGGAGGGGTGCTCAGCCCCAGCTGTGAGCACCCTGGACATCATTCCTCTGGGCAGAACAGATGGGGTGGCCCCAGCTGGCATCCATTTACCTGAGGGACAGGGAACCTCAGGGGAGGGGTGCCAGGAGCACAGCCTTGGACATTGTTGGGGAGGGAGTAGGGATCCTGAGCTCAAAGCACCGGGTGCATTTCAGATCTGCCCCCAGACCCTAACTGGGGAGTCAAAGCTGGGACAGTAACTGGGCAGGGGCCCTCCAGCATGACCCAGACCTGGCAAGAGAAATGATATCTGGTGATGGTCCTACCCCTGGTCTAAGTACAGGAGACAAGCTTTTTGAGCACGCCTCCCGGCCCCAACCTTTGGTAGATCACATATTAATACTTGTGATTTACCCAAAATGATAGTCTGGAAATTAACAAGAAGCTAGCATTATTTACTTCGGGGGGGTTTTGGggggatttttattttcattgtatttagtAAATATTCTACTTTATGTAAAATGGACACATTTCCTTTgtattaaaaaggcaaaaaaagtgtttttcttaaaaagcaaaacaaaacaaaaacggaGTGAGACTGTAGGTGACAAGTGGGACCAAGAGCAGTAGGGAGACAAGTGGGGAGCCCTGGGGGAGTAGCCCGGGGGAGTAGGAGGGTGTGGGAATCTGCCCCCAAAACCTTTCCTCTTTCATGTCTTCTTAGCCCCCTGACTTGAGGGTGCTGACTGGATGATTGTGGTCCAGCCCCAAGGGGTGGAAGTGGGGGCGGGACGGGGCCAGAGTCTGCCCATCAGGCCTGCAGGGAGGCCCTGGAAACCTGAAGGAGGGGGGATGCTCCATCGCACTCGCTAGGACTGGACAAATGGGAGAAGTCAAACAGATCTGTCAGACTGGAGGACCAGAGGGTCAGATAACAGGGTTGAGAAGAGGCCGGGGACTTTGGCTCCCAATGTCCCTTTGGGGACTCCTTCCTACGTGTCCTTCCACAGAAGCCCCTCCCCGGGAAGCCCCGCGCCCTACCCACTCCGAGTCCGCCTCTCTGAGGGCGGGGCTGAGCTGGGTCCTGGGAAGACTTAGCTGGTCTGAGACTGTGAGGGACACGTGGGTACCGACTCAAGAAACTATGCCCCTACCACCTGGGTCCAGCCCGCCGCAGCGGCCAGTTGACAGCCTAACAGTCCCAGGACAGCCCCACCTCCGGCCGGTCGGGAGGGCGGGGACGGCCTGGGGGCGTGGCCCCTCAAGGACTGGAAGCCTGCGACTCCCTGTATCCAGCCAGGCGCGCCCCTTCTCAGCTGCGCCGCTGCCGAGCTCTCGAGGGGGCTCCCTAGCCTCCCAGTAGCCGGCCCTCATGCTGGGGTTTCGCACATGCCACTGGCTGAGTCGGGCATGGTGTCTCTTCTCACAGATCCATTCAGAACAAGCCCCACCCCGCCCTGTCACCCGCAGAGCCCTACCGCCCCTCGAAAGCCCCTAGCTGGGACAAGGAACCTGCGGGAGCCAAGGTCTGTACCCTCTCACCCGCCTCCATGGAGACAGCCCAATAGGCCGCCGCCACCACCTGGCCTGGGCAGCCGCGGGTGACAACCACGCCGCGCCCACGCTCCTGAAGCAGGATCCGCCTCTGCTCCCGCCGGCACCGGGAAGCCCACCCGCCTTCTGCACTAACCTGGCCTCTTTGGCCCGGCTCGGATGCCCACGCCCGCCCGGCTCCACTGGTCTCGCGCTGCTTCCGGGTGTGCGCGGAGCGCAGGGGTGGCGCCCCAGCCAGAGCGGCCCCGTCCGCCCTGGCGTCCCGCCCCCGGGGCTCCCTGCGGTTCCTTCCCGCCCACTGTCCTCCGCCGCCAGTTCTCAGACTCTGGGCAAAGCCCACCCGGTCCGCTGAGCAGGTAAGACACTGGCGCCCGAGGTTAGATGTCAGGAAGAACTGCCCGCGGCAAGGACTTAGGGGACTTTCAGCTTTCACGAGGCCGGAGGGCCTCGGGTAAGAGCTGCCCCGTTTCCTCCGGCGGAGAACGGACAGATCAAGAAGGGGGCGCCCCCTGGGGACGAGAATTTTCTGGTGCCTTCCAAGGGGTCGAGTTCGATGATCTCTGATCTCTGCTACTCCGTGACACTCAGAATGGAGTGCTGCAGGGTCCCAGATTCAAGCCTGACCGAGGGTATCTGAAGCCCCTGGATACACGAGAAGCAAATTCCAGCAGGGACTGTTAGCCtggaaaatatgggaaaatagAAAACTGGCCAGTGATGTGAAATGTTGTGTACGAAAACCTTCAAGcaccttaaaataaaattggcaGCTTCAAAGAGGACGCACACTTTCCAACAacgcccctcctccccccaaagGCCGCGCTCCGGGGTGGGTCTGCGGAATTCCAGCTGAGCCTAAACCGCCCAGTGagagcctgggctgctgaggggTCAGGATCGGAACTtgagcccagggcccagcaggctCCAGAGCCCCAAGCTTTTCTCGGCCCCGCCCGGCCTTCACCCGGGACATCTCCCCCGcgaggtggaggaagggagggagcctcCCTTCTGTGGGCGGGTTCTGCTGTGCCCCACCCGCAACTCCGCTTCCTGATTGGCTTGTAGTCCCTGCCAATTAAAAGTCTTCCCTAATACTCCCGCCCTATTAACTCTCCAGTGACTAGCGGGGCTAGGACCGGGTTCCTCAACCCGGGACCAGTGGAGTCACAGGCGCTTCTTGAAATTCAGCGTTCTGGGCCTTACTCTTCCCGGAGAGCCTAATTTAGTAGGTGGGGCTGTGGAATCTGTATTGTGAACAAGtgtctgggtgattctgatgccctTATTTCAATGGCCATCAGGGCGAGTCGTGGGCCCAGTACTTCCCTAGTACTCAGGGTCGAAGTTGGAAGGGAAACAGTTCCGTGACCCCATGGAGACTCGTCTGGGCCGTCCAGGCTACTCTAAGTGGCAGGGGGAGGCGAGCTCCGCTCTCTGAGcttcgggggtggggggtgggggcgggagggagaACGGGGTTGTCCAGAGTCACGGCCTGTGCAGCCACTCTCCAATTCTCCAGGGAAGATTTTAGTAACCGGGAGAAAGATCCCACAGCATCATCCAAAATCTGGGTATTCGAGTTTATCACCTTCTTGCATAGGTCCTGGTTGCGTTGCTTCTAATATAGCATAAAGTGTAGATTTGTTCAACTAGTGAGAACATAGCTTAAAGGGCAATCAGGAAGCCTTTGGCATCCAGGGCCGACTTCGCGAGTCTGAGACCTGTGCAGTCGCACAGGGCCCCATGCTTAGTTTAATACCTTGATTAAATGCTCTGCTGTCgctgtcttgaaattctcaaTAATGCTTTGAACAAAGAGCcccgcattttcattttgcactaggGTCTGCAAATTACGTCGCAGCTCCTGGGCCATAAACATTTCTACATATAGGCTCCGGTGTTCCCCTCCTCACTTTGCCCTTCTTGTGCCCAGGGCCGGCCCTCTGTCTCCAGAGGGGAGCCACCACCCTGCGCTGGGCCATGGCCGAGCCTGGAGAGCAACTGCCGGAGGAGGTGCTGGCGCTCATCTTCCGCCACCTGCCCCTGCGGGACCGTGCTGCTGCCGCCAGGGTCTGCAGATCctgggctgctgctgccacctgcaGCGCTGTGTGGCACGACACGAACATCAGGTGAGCCGGCTTCACCTCATCTCGCCTCCTGCCGCCCTCCcgccttctccctctctccgtGGAGTCGAGGGTTGGGGGACTCAGTGACTCTCCCCCAATTAAAGAACATAATCattactaacatttattgacCGCTTACTATGTACTAACCATTGTTCTAGGTGCCTTacacatattaatttatttaatcctcatgaaaacCGTATATAGTAGATAGgtagtattattatctccattgcaCAGATAGGAAATTGAGGCAGAAAGATTAATCGCTTCCTGCAGGTCACTCAGCTAAGGAGTGGTAGAGGCAGAATGGGAATCTGGCAGTCCAGAAACCACGACCTGTCTCCTTAGAGACCGCTGGGGAAGGGCAGTGCCTAAAATATTGGCGCTCTCTGCCACAGTTTCAACTTGCGGCAAACGCATCTGAGCatctgaagtcttttttttttttttttttttgaggaagattagccctgagctaactgctgccaatcctcctcttttcactgaggaagactggccctgagctaacatccgttcccatcttcctctactttagatgtggggtgcctaccacagcatggtgtgccaagaggtgccatgtccgcacctgggatccgaaccggtgaacgtgcgcacttaaccgctgcgccaccgggccggcccccatctgaAGTCTTCTAAAGGGATAGGGTAGGAGTTCCCTCCTAGCATTAGCGGCTACCGTGAGACAACCAGGCATGCCTGGCGGGGACAGGGAGGTGTGCGGGTAGGGGCAGGAAGTGGGGATGGTAGCTGGAACGCAGACTGAGGGATGGCTAGAGACTTCTCTCCCGGTCGCGCGGACACGGCCAAAGCCTTTTTTCCACCGCTTTAACCCCAAGTTGCGACAGTGAGCGAGAAGGCGTGCTGCCACCATATCTGTCCGCCTGCCTGGACCACATTCACAACCTACGTCTGGAGTTTGAGCCCTCGAGGGAGCCGAGCCGCCGGGCGGCCACGCAGTTGCTGACCGCACTGGCGAGCCGTACCCCTGGACTTCGAGGCCTACGCCTGGAGTGCCGCGGGGAGAAGCCGCTCTTCGACGCGGGCCGCGATGTCCTGGAGGCCGTGCATGCCATCTGCCGGGCCGCCCGTGCGCTGCGCCACCTCGACCTGCGGCGCTTGCCCTTCACACTGGATGACGCGCTGGTGCTGCAGGCGGCACGCGGCTGCCCCGAGCTCCGCAGCCTTTTCCTGGACAACGGTACACTGGTGGGCAGCGTGGGGCCGGACTCTGTGCTGGAGCTACTAGAGGCCTGCCCGCAACTGCGCGCCCTCGGCCTGCACCTGGCCAGCCTTTCGCGCACCGCTCTCGAGGCGCTGGCGGCGCCGGATCGCGCGCCTTTTGCGCTCCTGGCCGTGCGGTGCGCGTGCCCCGAGGACGCACGCGCGCCGCCTCTGCCCGACGAAACCTGGGCAGCGTTGCGCCGCCGCCACCCTGAGCTGGcggtggagctggagctggagcccgCGCTGCCTGCCGAGAGTGTGACGCGCGTCCTGCAGCCTGCGGTGCCCGTGGCTGCGCTTCGCCTCTGCCTCTCTGGGGACACTGTAGGGCCGGTGCGCTTCGCAGCGCGCCACTACGCCGCAACCTTGCGCGCGCTGGAGATCCGCGCAGCCGCCTCGGCGGAGCTGGACGCCGCACTGGAGTTGCTGGCTGCACGCTGCGTGGGCCTGCGCGAAGTGCACTGCTTCTGCGTGGTGCGACCCTCAGTGCTGCACGCCTTCCGCGCGCACTGCCCGCGCCTGCGCAGCTACACACTCAAACTAACGCGGGAGCCACATCCCTGGCGGCCCACGTTGGTGGCGTGATAGGGCGAGCGCTCCCCCTGCTACCCAACACTCCAGCAGACATGTGGCCTCTGAGATGCTGGGTAGGTTTGCCTAGGCGCGCGCCAACTGCTCGCCCGCTCTTTCAGTACTCTGTTGTCTCTTGTGCCTTTCGGGGGCTTGTGAGACGATGTTGGGACCAGCCCGGGGCTCCCTGAGTCCACTGGCACTCTCAACATCTACAGACGCCCGCTGTCCCCGCTGTACTGGGATCACCCTCATCGAACACCACTCCTCTGCGAACGTTGGGCTCGCTCCGCGGCCCCAGCTTGGCGGGAGGGAGGGCACAGGCTCTGGCCAGGCCTCAGGGGTGAGTGTGAAATAAACAAATCCTGCGGTATCTCTGCGTCCTCTGAAAGGCGGGATCGGCTCTAAGGGAAGGGCAGGGAACCGGCAAAGGCCCGAGGAGATGTCAGGACCGGGGTGGGAGAAATAGAGACCACAAGGTACGTTGTACAGTACTGTTGCGGCTGCGGGCTTCAGAGGCGGAACCTTCCGCATCCTTGGAATGACAACGCCCCCAGGGTTCCGCGGGAGGGTGCCAGCTTTCCCCGCCTCCGCCGCTCCTATCTGCCCACTCTACCCGGGGCTTCACTGTGCCCGCGGCCATCGCCCTCTATGACTTTCCCAGTCCACACCAGGCCGGCCACGGGCCATTTCTCcctaaaaacaaaggaggaaacaGCAGGCCCGAGGAAGGTAGAACTCGAACTCAGATCTCCGTCCCCACCGCACCCTTCCACATACATCCGATCCCAGCCTGCCCTTTCGGTCTGCTGGTGCTGCGGCCGAGGTCTGAGCCCCGCCCCGCCGGTTCGCACGTGGCCCCCACCTGACCCGGCGCCCAGAGGCGGAGTAGGGCGGGACGGGCGGCAAACGCAGCACTTTCAGCGGCTTTGACAAGCCCGCGGCGGCCGGGCCGAGCGCTTAGCGGGGCCGAGACTGCGCCATGCAGGAAGCGCCAGCCACGCTGCCCACGGAGCCGGGCCCCAGCCCCGTGCCTGCCTTCCTCGGCAAGCTGTGGGCGCTGGTGGGAGACCCGGGCACCGACCACCTGATCCGCTGGAGCCCGGTGAGGGCTGGGGCCCCTGACTCCCTCAGTGGTCCCCGGGATCCCTCTACATCagtgaacatccatgcccacccaACCCCCGCCTGGGACGGGGCTGTGGGTCCCTGGATTCAGCCGTCCGGGGTAGTTTACCTTGGAGGGGATGTGCGAGATGGAGGGGAGGCGACTTCCTCTGGGCCCAGGAAAGGGTAGGAGCCTTCTGGAGACCTAGAGTCCGAGGGATCTTCGAGGTCACTTAGTTCCCACCCCACCTCATCAGACAGATCGGAAAACAGAggccaggagaagggaagaaCTGGGTCTGGTTCTAGCTCAGAGTCACATCGCGGGTCTGGGACCCGTCCGgggctggaacccaggtctgGCCTCTGCCAGTCTGGGTCGGGCTGGGGTAGGAATTCACTGTAGCCGATCCAGGCTAGGCCTCAGATCTGGTTCTGTCCTGGCCTCGTCCCATGTCCTCGTGAGCGACAGGCCCGCTCCCCAGGGTGAGtgcgggtgtgtgtgtgcgcgcacgccAGAGCGCGGGCCTGGCCGTGGGCGGGCATCGCTCACAGTGTGGTCTGGTCTCCGCCCGCACGGTGGATGGGCGGGCGGGCGGCGTTCTCGGCAGAGCGGGACCAGTTTCCTCGTAAGCGACCAGAGCCGCTTCGCAAAGGAGGTGCTGCCCCAATACTTCAAGCACAGCAACATGGCGAGCTTCGTGCGGCAACTCAACATGTGTAAGTCCTTAGCACTGGGGGGGAAGCTGGTGTGGGTGATTTGGTGAGCCGGGATGGGGCCGCTTATGCCCCTACGCCCCACTCCCTAGATGGTTTTCGGAAAGTGGTGAGCATCGAGCAGGGCGGCCTGCTCAGGCCGGAGCGCGACCACGTCGAGTTCCAGCATCCGAGCTTCGTGCGCGGCCGCGAGCAACTACTGGAACGCGTGCGGCGCAAGGTGGGGGAGGCCTGCAGGAACCAGTAAACCCCGGTGGAAGTGGTGGGACGGCTGGCCATTTCTATTCGACTCCGACCCAACGGTGCCTCCCACCTTCAGGTGCCTGCGCTGCGCGGCGACGACGGCCGCTGGCGCCCCGAGGACCTGGGCCGGCTGCTGGGCGAGGTGCAGGCTTTGCGGGGAGTGCAGGAGAGCACCGAGGCGCGGCTGCGGGAGCTCAGGCAgtgcgggggggagggggaggaggagggtggggagggacaaGGGGGATCTGGGCGAGAGGACACTGGCCACCAGGCGGTTTTGGgcagctccttcctctctggtgCCTTGGCACCTCCAACAAGACCATTGGGCCGAGCTGTGGAACTCTGTTCTCTCTGGATGGATGATCTTCCGCGTGGTCTTGGGTTCAGGCCTGCCATTCTGTAGGGAGTGGTGACTGGGCAAACTCTCAGATGCCTCAGCACCCTCCCACACCTTCCCCTAGGCAGAACGAGATCCTCTGGAGGGAGGTGATGACGCTGCGGCAGAGCCATGGTCAGCAACACCGGGTCATTGGCAAGGTGTTCCTCTCCCCCTACCCcacttctctctcccaccccctggACACTCTCACTCCTCCCAGTCCTCAATCCCACCTGGATGTGCCtttggggcgggggcggggcaaGATCCAAAGTATGGATTAACCCTTTGCTTCCTCTTCAGCTGATCCAGTGCCTCTTTGGGCCACTTCAGGCGGGGTCCAGCAGCGCAGGAGCTAAGAGAAAGCTGTGAGTGAGAAAGCCAGGGAGCTCATGCCCCACTCCTTCCAGGACCCTCCCTGCCAGAGGCCCCA
Proteins encoded:
- the FBXL8 gene encoding F-box/LRR-repeat protein 8: MAEPGEQLPEEVLALIFRHLPLRDRAAAARVCRSWAAAATCSAVWHDTNISCDSEREGVLPPYLSACLDHIHNLRLEFEPSREPSRRAATQLLTALASRTPGLRGLRLECRGEKPLFDAGRDVLEAVHAICRAARALRHLDLRRLPFTLDDALVLQAARGCPELRSLFLDNGTLVGSVGPDSVLELLEACPQLRALGLHLASLSRTALEALAAPDRAPFALLAVRCACPEDARAPPLPDETWAALRRRHPELAVELELEPALPAESVTRVLQPAVPVAALRLCLSGDTVGPVRFAARHYAATLRALEIRAAASAELDAALELLAARCVGLREVHCFCVVRPSVLHAFRAHCPRLRSYTLKLTREPHPWRPTLVA
- the TRADD gene encoding tumor necrosis factor receptor type 1-associated DEATH domain protein isoform X1, whose translation is MATGPNGLEEWVGSAYLFVESSLDKVVLSDAYAHPQQKVAVYRALRTALAESSGSPDVLQMLKIHRSDPQLIVQLRFCGRQACGRFLRAYREGALRAALQGCLAAALTLQSLSLELELRAGAERLDTLLTDEERCLNCIFAQKPDRLRDEELVELENVLRNLTCGSGVQGGNVEVAPAPSRPLAPSPSQEKPPPPPPSGQTFLFQGQPVVNRPLSLQDQQTFARSVGLKWRKVGRSLQRSCRALRDPVLDSLAYEYEREGLYEQAFQLLRRFVQAEGRRATLQRLVEALEENELTSLAEDLLGLANPDGGLA
- the TRADD gene encoding tumor necrosis factor receptor type 1-associated DEATH domain protein isoform X2, translated to MLKIHRSDPQLIVQLRFCGRQACGRFLRAYREGALRAALQGCLAAALTLQSLSLELELRAGAERLDTLLTDEERCLNCIFAQKPDRLRDEELVELENVLRNLTCGSGVQGGNVEVAPAPSRPLAPSPSQEKPPPPPPSGQTFLFQGQPVVNRPLSLQDQQTFARSVGLKWRKVGRSLQRSCRALRDPVLDSLAYEYEREGLYEQAFQLLRRFVQAEGRRATLQRLVEALEENELTSLAEDLLGLANPDGGLA